Proteins from one Hymenobacter gelipurpurascens genomic window:
- a CDS encoding aldehyde dehydrogenase, whose translation MLHLQNYIGGQLVPPVSGQYLASVEPATGQVFAQIPDSGAEDVAQAVQAAEAAFPAWRRLPAEERGRLLVRIAELIERDLDRLAYAESQDNGKPVSLARTVDIPRAASNFAFFGTAAQHFASETHFQEGVALNYTVRHPLGVVGCISPWNLPLYLFTWKIAPALAAGCCVVAKPSEITPYTAFLLSELCIEAGLPAGVLNIVHGTGQAAGQAIIEHPAIKAISFTGGTKTGEHIARTAAPMFKKLSLELGGKNPNLIFADCNLAEAVATSLRSSFSNQGQICLCGSRIFVERSIYEPFKAAFLEGVAGLTVGDPQESGSRQGALVSEAHLQKVLKYIALGHQEGGRLLAGGQRVQVPGRCADGYFLQPTVFEGLAPNCRVNREEIFGPVVTLTPFDTEEQVLEWANGTEYGLAATIWTRDLNRAHRVAHALHSGIVWINTWLHRDLRTPFGGMKNSGVGREGGLEALRFFTEAQNVCVKL comes from the coding sequence ATGCTGCATCTTCAGAACTACATTGGGGGCCAGCTGGTGCCGCCTGTTTCGGGCCAGTATCTGGCCAGTGTGGAACCGGCCACGGGGCAGGTTTTTGCCCAGATACCCGATTCGGGGGCCGAGGACGTGGCCCAGGCTGTGCAAGCTGCGGAGGCTGCCTTTCCGGCCTGGCGGCGCCTGCCGGCCGAAGAACGGGGCCGCCTGCTGGTGCGCATCGCGGAGCTGATTGAGCGTGACCTGGACCGACTGGCCTACGCCGAAAGCCAGGACAATGGTAAGCCCGTGAGCTTGGCCCGCACCGTGGATATCCCGAGGGCGGCCAGCAACTTTGCCTTCTTCGGGACAGCGGCGCAGCATTTTGCTTCGGAAACTCATTTTCAGGAAGGCGTGGCGCTTAACTACACCGTGCGTCACCCGCTGGGCGTAGTGGGGTGCATTTCGCCCTGGAATTTGCCGCTCTACCTCTTCACCTGGAAAATAGCGCCCGCCCTGGCTGCGGGTTGCTGCGTGGTAGCAAAACCATCGGAAATAACGCCGTACACGGCGTTTCTGCTCAGCGAGCTGTGTATAGAAGCCGGTTTGCCAGCGGGTGTACTCAATATTGTGCACGGCACTGGTCAGGCTGCCGGGCAGGCTATTATTGAGCATCCGGCTATCAAGGCTATCAGCTTTACGGGGGGCACTAAAACCGGGGAGCATATTGCCCGCACGGCGGCCCCAATGTTCAAGAAACTCTCATTGGAGCTGGGCGGTAAAAACCCCAACCTCATTTTTGCTGATTGTAATCTGGCAGAAGCCGTAGCTACCAGCCTGCGGAGCAGCTTTTCCAACCAAGGCCAGATCTGCCTGTGTGGCTCGCGCATTTTCGTTGAGCGCTCCATCTATGAGCCGTTTAAGGCCGCATTTCTGGAGGGCGTGGCCGGCTTAACGGTGGGAGATCCGCAGGAAAGCGGTAGCCGGCAGGGCGCCCTGGTGAGTGAAGCCCATCTGCAGAAAGTACTCAAATACATTGCGCTAGGCCACCAAGAAGGCGGCCGGTTGCTGGCCGGAGGGCAACGCGTGCAGGTGCCCGGCCGCTGCGCCGATGGCTACTTCCTGCAGCCTACCGTGTTTGAAGGCCTAGCCCCCAACTGCCGCGTGAACCGCGAAGAAATATTTGGGCCCGTGGTGACGCTAACGCCTTTCGATACGGAGGAGCAGGTGCTGGAATGGGCCAATGGCACGGAATACGGGCTGGCGGCCACCATCTGGACCCGCGACCTGAACCGCGCCCACCGGGTGGCGCACGCTCTGCACAGCGGTATTGTCTGGATTAATACCTGGCTGCACCGCGACCTGCGCACGCCTTTCGGGGGCATGAAAAACTCGGGCGTGGGGCGCGAAGGTGGCCTAGAGGCGCTCCGTTTTTTCACGGAAGCCCAGAATGTGTGCGTGAAATTGTAG
- a CDS encoding glycosyltransferase family 2 protein codes for MNLSVIIPIYNEEENIPALYERLREVIDPIELPDGYEFIFINDGSQDQSLALIQTLAARDPRVRFINFSRNFGHQIAVTAGLDRADGDAVVIIDADLQDPPELIPQLLEKLRAGYEVVYAKRRSRQGESAAKKFTAKFFYRILASITHISIPVDTGDFRIISRKVVDALRRMPEQNKFIRGQISWIGYRQTYVEYDRAERAGGATGYTYRKMLRLALDGITAFSDVPLKAATLSGFAVSGIAFLVMLYTLYSRFITHDYQPGWASLMISILFLGGVQLIAVGIIGEYIARLSANVRQRPLYIVSDTNITPPAA; via the coding sequence GTGAATCTATCAGTCATCATTCCTATTTATAATGAAGAAGAAAACATACCGGCCCTGTATGAGCGACTTCGCGAGGTAATAGATCCTATTGAACTACCGGACGGCTATGAGTTTATCTTCATCAATGATGGCTCCCAGGACCAATCCTTAGCCCTGATTCAAACGTTGGCGGCCCGCGACCCAAGGGTGCGTTTCATTAATTTCAGTCGCAATTTTGGCCATCAGATTGCGGTAACAGCCGGTTTGGATCGTGCCGATGGGGATGCGGTGGTAATTATCGACGCCGATTTGCAGGATCCGCCGGAACTGATTCCTCAGCTGTTAGAGAAGCTTCGAGCCGGTTATGAGGTAGTGTACGCAAAACGCCGTTCCCGACAGGGCGAAAGCGCCGCCAAAAAGTTTACGGCAAAGTTCTTTTATCGTATTCTGGCAAGCATTACTCACATTTCCATTCCAGTTGACACGGGTGACTTTCGGATAATCTCCCGCAAAGTGGTCGATGCGCTACGTCGCATGCCGGAGCAGAACAAGTTCATTCGGGGCCAGATTTCCTGGATCGGATATCGCCAGACGTACGTAGAGTACGACCGTGCCGAGCGAGCCGGTGGTGCCACGGGCTACACCTATCGTAAAATGCTGCGCTTGGCACTGGATGGCATCACGGCCTTCTCCGATGTGCCGCTGAAAGCCGCTACCCTCAGCGGTTTTGCGGTGTCAGGTATTGCCTTTCTGGTGATGCTCTACACGCTGTACTCCCGGTTCATTACCCACGATTACCAACCGGGCTGGGCCTCGCTCATGATCAGTATTCTGTTTCTGGGAGGTGTACAGCTGATTGCGGTGGGCATTATTGGCGAGTACATTGCCCGGCTCTCGGCCAATGTGCGCCAACGGCCCCTATATATTGTGTCAGACACGAATATCACTCCGCCGGCTGCATAA